From Gemmatimonadales bacterium, a single genomic window includes:
- a CDS encoding biopolymer transporter ExbD yields the protein MAMAAGGAPGEVSSEINVTPMIDVLLVLLIIFMIAQPLSRMAMDVQVPPPDTPNTNQQPSFQIVLELLDDGTYAINTQPYPKDQLDAQLHAIYDDRPAKLMFIKAGPNRIYQDVVEAMDIARGAGVQVIGFTPKEANQ from the coding sequence ATGGCCATGGCAGCTGGAGGGGCCCCAGGGGAAGTCTCCTCGGAAATCAACGTGACGCCGATGATCGACGTGCTGCTGGTGCTGCTCATCATCTTCATGATTGCGCAGCCGCTGTCGCGGATGGCGATGGACGTCCAGGTGCCGCCGCCCGACACGCCGAACACCAATCAGCAGCCCTCGTTCCAGATCGTGCTTGAACTGCTGGACGACGGCACCTACGCGATCAATACGCAGCCGTATCCGAAGGACCAGCTCGACGCGCAGTTGCACGCGATCTACGACGACCGGCCGGCCAAGCTGATGTTCATCAAGGCGGGGCCGAACCGGATCTACCAGGACGTCGTGGAGGCGATGGATATCGCCCGTGGGGCCGGGGTGCAGGTCATCGGGTTCACGCCGAAGGAAGCGAACCAGTAG
- a CDS encoding biopolymer transporter ExbD: protein MAISTGSGKGKVNANINVTPMIDVMLVLLIIFMIVTPLIAAGFEATLPKGKNLDPSAEKDTDVILGIDKYGKYFLDTRPIDAAVLEDYLRTVYAARTEDKILYFKADVNLKYSQVQDAVELARRAGVRVLAAITEPVPEPLLKQGKE from the coding sequence GTGGCCATCTCCACGGGTAGTGGCAAGGGGAAGGTGAATGCGAACATCAACGTCACGCCGATGATCGACGTGATGCTGGTGCTCCTCATCATCTTCATGATCGTCACGCCCCTGATCGCCGCCGGCTTCGAGGCCACCCTGCCCAAGGGCAAGAACCTCGATCCGAGCGCCGAAAAGGACACGGACGTCATCCTCGGCATCGACAAGTACGGGAAGTACTTCCTCGACACCCGGCCGATCGACGCCGCCGTCCTGGAGGACTATCTCCGGACGGTGTACGCCGCGCGGACCGAGGACAAGATCCTGTACTTCAAGGCGGACGTGAACCTGAAGTACAGCCAGGTGCAGGACGCAGTCGAGTTGGCGCGGCGCGCCGGGGTGCGAGTCCTCGCCGCCATCACGGAGCCGGTGCCGGAGCCGCTCCTGAAGCAGGGAAAGGAGTAA
- a CDS encoding MotA/TolQ/ExbB proton channel family protein yields the protein MNVSMLELWHQSGMFARGVIVVLALMSIYSLTIAVTKLIQIKRSTGATRKFAPQLSKAIMEDNLELAIQLSEKHKIGHISRVLGGALGEMKPLISDRATITAADINSAERAIERQMLILLAEFRRGLGVLGTVGATAPFVGLLGTTMGIVNAFTGMAAGGASGGLAGISAGIAEALITTAFGLLVAIPAVWFYNYFTTKIDNLSVEMTYASKELIDQLIKNVGASQGRSIFTKEFQAQKAVTGSGHLHG from the coding sequence ATGAACGTTTCAATGCTGGAACTCTGGCATCAATCAGGCATGTTTGCCCGGGGCGTCATTGTCGTCCTGGCCCTCATGTCCATCTACTCGCTGACGATCGCGGTGACCAAGCTCATCCAGATCAAGCGCAGCACGGGCGCCACCCGCAAGTTCGCGCCGCAGCTGTCGAAGGCGATCATGGAAGACAACCTGGAACTGGCCATCCAGCTCTCCGAGAAGCACAAGATCGGCCATATCTCGCGCGTCCTCGGTGGCGCCCTCGGCGAAATGAAGCCGCTTATCAGCGACCGGGCCACCATCACCGCCGCCGACATCAACTCGGCGGAGCGGGCCATTGAACGGCAGATGCTGATCCTCCTGGCCGAGTTCCGCCGCGGTCTTGGCGTGCTGGGCACCGTCGGCGCCACGGCGCCGTTCGTCGGCCTCCTCGGCACCACCATGGGTATCGTCAACGCCTTCACCGGCATGGCGGCCGGCGGCGCCTCGGGCGGCCTGGCCGGCATCTCGGCCGGTATCGCCGAAGCGCTGATCACCACGGCGTTCGGCCTCCTCGTGGCCATCCCGGCGGTCTGGTTCTACAACTACTTCACGACCAAGATCGACAACCTGTCTGTCGAGATGACCTACGCCTCGAAGGAACTCATCGACCAGCTCATCAAGAACGTGGGCGCGTCTCAGGGCCGGTCGATCTTCACCAAGGAATTCCAGGCCCAGAAAGCGGTGACCGGCAGTGGCCATCTCCACGGGTAG
- a CDS encoding TonB family protein gives MFEVLVESKPKKERTFGQFMVSMIVHALVITGAVVATKGAAEVVREHIMDTTMVLLTPPKPEAPPPEAPPPDAIVSANPPPRGFQTVVAVQDIPTEIPPINLNERFDPKDFTGTGVQGGVAVGVVGGTGPVTGETYLEAQVDDPPDLISAGPRRYPPVLERAGIGGRVVAQFVVDTTGHPEAAGFKVLSTTNAAFNEPAKEMIMKSVFRPGRVRGQAVRVQVQQAVSFNP, from the coding sequence GTGTTCGAGGTACTCGTCGAATCCAAGCCCAAGAAGGAACGCACCTTCGGCCAGTTCATGGTCTCCATGATCGTGCACGCGCTGGTCATTACCGGCGCGGTGGTGGCGACCAAGGGGGCGGCCGAGGTGGTCCGTGAGCACATCATGGACACCACCATGGTGCTGCTCACCCCGCCCAAGCCCGAGGCGCCGCCGCCGGAAGCCCCGCCGCCGGACGCCATCGTGAGCGCCAACCCGCCGCCGCGCGGGTTCCAGACGGTGGTGGCCGTGCAGGACATTCCCACGGAAATCCCGCCGATCAACCTGAACGAGCGGTTTGACCCGAAGGACTTCACCGGCACCGGCGTCCAGGGCGGCGTCGCGGTGGGTGTCGTCGGCGGAACGGGTCCTGTCACCGGCGAGACCTACCTCGAGGCCCAGGTGGACGATCCGCCGGACCTCATCTCGGCGGGTCCCCGGCGCTATCCGCCGGTTCTCGAGCGTGCCGGCATCGGTGGCCGGGTCGTCGCCCAGTTTGTGGTCGACACGACCGGGCATCCGGAGGCGGCGGGCTTCAAGGTGTTGAGCACCACGAACGCGGCTTTCAACGAGCCGGCGAAGGAAATGATCATGAAGAGCGTCTTCCGGCCCGGCAGGGTGCGTGGGCAGGCGGTGCGCGTGCAGGTGCAGCAGGCGGTCTCGTTTAATCCGTAG
- a CDS encoding ATP-binding protein — MRTIRGRLTFWYTVALTATVLVFGTALYLERRQSSVRELDQRLALEADFARRWLNESYQVLSTVLRPDDPQEIQPGVAANFEGVRDLLLVFNRAGRTLYINDPVRQLNFAAIERLVALAGPAPIAPATGTAVIPAGAEPMRYVTLPVDGAGTEVGAVVVAARLSAVAFGPADLVQSMVLVVPLILVASAVLGWFLAGRAMRPVERLMDEVQEVADGRSLHRRVAVPSSGDEIARLALTLNAMFSRLEQSFSQLRRFTADASHELKTPLTVLRTGVERSLVHPGTPPEVLEALDATLDQLNQLNELVDSLLMLARADEGRSPLTLEVQDLRALVVDVGETAEMLGEQHGLTTQVVVPDHEVKVPFDAHRMQQLLLNLVTNAVKYTPAGGAVGVVLEDGDDGVRVTVRDTGIGIASVDVPHIFDRFWRADPARSRTGDRPGVGLGLAITKWIAEAHGGTISVQSRPGRGSSFVVNLPRAGGGGAASEG; from the coding sequence GTGAGGACGATCCGCGGCCGCCTCACCTTCTGGTACACCGTCGCCCTCACGGCGACGGTGCTCGTCTTCGGCACCGCCCTCTACCTCGAACGGCGCCAGTCGAGCGTCCGCGAGCTCGACCAGCGGCTGGCGCTCGAGGCGGACTTTGCCCGCCGCTGGCTCAACGAGTCCTACCAGGTGCTCTCCACGGTGCTGCGGCCGGACGATCCGCAGGAAATCCAGCCGGGCGTGGCGGCCAACTTCGAGGGGGTGCGCGACCTCCTGCTGGTGTTCAACCGCGCGGGGCGCACCCTCTATATCAACGATCCGGTCCGGCAGCTCAATTTCGCGGCCATCGAGCGGCTCGTGGCGCTCGCCGGGCCAGCGCCGATCGCGCCGGCCACCGGCACCGCCGTGATTCCCGCCGGCGCCGAGCCGATGCGGTACGTGACGCTGCCGGTCGACGGGGCCGGCACGGAGGTCGGCGCGGTGGTGGTGGCGGCCCGCCTCTCTGCGGTGGCGTTCGGCCCGGCCGACCTCGTCCAGTCGATGGTCCTCGTGGTGCCGCTGATTCTTGTCGCCTCCGCCGTGCTCGGCTGGTTCCTGGCGGGTCGGGCCATGCGCCCGGTGGAGCGGCTGATGGACGAGGTGCAGGAGGTGGCCGACGGGCGGAGCCTGCACCGCCGGGTGGCGGTGCCGAGCTCCGGCGACGAGATCGCCCGGCTGGCCCTGACCCTCAACGCGATGTTCAGCCGCCTGGAGCAGAGCTTCAGCCAGTTGCGCCGGTTCACGGCGGACGCCAGTCACGAACTCAAGACGCCGCTGACTGTATTGCGCACCGGCGTGGAGCGATCGCTGGTGCATCCGGGGACCCCGCCCGAAGTCCTCGAGGCGCTCGACGCCACCCTGGATCAACTCAACCAGCTGAACGAACTGGTGGACAGCCTGCTCATGCTCGCCCGCGCCGACGAGGGGCGGTCGCCGCTCACCCTGGAAGTGCAGGACCTCCGGGCCCTCGTGGTCGACGTCGGGGAGACGGCGGAAATGCTGGGGGAGCAGCACGGGCTGACCACCCAGGTGGTGGTGCCCGACCACGAGGTGAAGGTGCCCTTTGATGCGCACCGCATGCAGCAGCTGCTGCTCAACCTGGTGACCAACGCGGTCAAGTACACGCCGGCGGGGGGGGCGGTCGGGGTGGTGCTCGAGGATGGGGATGACGGGGTCCGCGTGACGGTCCGGGACACCGGCATCGGGATCGCGTCGGTGGATGTGCCCCATATATTCGACCGATTCTGGAGGGCGGACCCGGCCCGCTCCCGGACCGGGGACCGGCCGGGGGTGGGGCTGGGCCTCGCCATCACCAAATGGATCGCCGAGGCACACGGGGGCACCATCTCGGTTCAGAGTCGCCCGGGCCGTGGTTCGAGTTTTGTGGTGAATTTACCGCGTGCGGGGGGTGGCGGAGCGGCCAGCGAGGGGTAG
- a CDS encoding response regulator transcription factor — MKILVVEDDPTVGPYVKRGLEEHQNHVDLVDDGLEALRLASGGLYDLVVLDLRLPGMTGLEIVRTLRDRGVTTPILILTAQDAVDFKVQTLRAGADDYVTKPFAFEELLARVEAIGRRPKQVAPPTLTVGSLSLDTGTREVRRGGELLDITPKEYAVLEYLMRHAGRVMSRTLITEYAWDYHFDPGTNIVDVVINRLRKKVDSGHDEKLIHTVRGVGYVVKA; from the coding sequence ATGAAGATTCTCGTGGTCGAGGACGATCCGACCGTCGGACCCTACGTCAAGCGCGGGCTCGAGGAGCACCAGAACCATGTCGATCTGGTGGACGACGGACTCGAGGCGCTGCGGCTCGCGTCGGGGGGCCTCTACGACCTGGTGGTGCTCGACCTGCGGCTTCCCGGGATGACCGGGCTGGAAATCGTCCGCACCCTGCGGGACCGCGGCGTCACGACGCCCATCCTGATCCTGACGGCGCAGGACGCGGTGGATTTCAAGGTGCAGACGCTGCGCGCCGGCGCCGACGACTACGTGACCAAGCCCTTTGCGTTTGAGGAACTCCTGGCCCGGGTCGAGGCCATTGGCCGCCGGCCGAAGCAGGTGGCCCCGCCGACGCTGACGGTGGGCAGCCTCTCGCTCGACACCGGCACCCGCGAGGTCCGCCGCGGGGGCGAGCTGCTCGACATCACGCCCAAGGAGTACGCCGTCCTGGAATACCTGATGCGGCACGCCGGCCGGGTGATGAGCCGCACCCTGATTACCGAGTATGCCTGGGATTACCACTTCGACCCGGGTACGAACATCGTCGACGTGGTGATCAACCGGCTCCGCAAGAAGGTCGATTCCGGCCACGACGAGAAGCTGATTCACACGGTGCGCGGCGTGGGGTACGTGGTCAAGGCGTGA
- a CDS encoding ATP-binding protein: protein MVTETSTAASAALDLIGAVARLLNGSDSKEAISRVADLLHHGVPARLVTIWVRQPSGAAFTPFISPPPAEPPFALPTLEALPPADAGSLRLPLEHDGTMVGMLALEGIGPGAGRLAAGIVADLLAPHIALIELSEDLAFEVAVRARQIEEQRRFTGLVIDSLPVGLYVVDREYRIQIWNRKRETGTQGVHRDEVVGRPVFEVLTRQSADQLKAEFDQIFESGQMSQMDIEVDDPAGGRFYRISKIPMRLGGDQISHVITIGEDVTEWYRIHRRIMQNEKLAAVGQLAAGIMHEINNPLATIGACAAAMEGRLDEVPATAQGQFREYIDIIDKEVDRCTNIVDGLLDFSRPKGVQKSPVAINTVIEDTFFLLKHHTRFKKLTVQRELGDKLPQVLANAEQLVQVLMSLMLNALDAMETGNGQLTVRSTMGGHRGAEVVVEVQDTGVGIPRSEQSKIFEPFYTTKTQGRGTGLGLSICYGIVEDHNGRLEVDSQPGLGATFRVCLPVLA, encoded by the coding sequence ATGGTGACCGAAACGTCGACGGCCGCGTCGGCTGCGCTCGATCTCATCGGCGCGGTCGCCCGGCTCCTCAATGGGAGCGATTCCAAGGAGGCCATCAGCCGGGTGGCCGACCTTCTGCATCATGGTGTGCCCGCCAGGCTGGTCACCATCTGGGTTCGCCAGCCGAGCGGCGCGGCCTTCACCCCCTTCATTTCGCCTCCCCCCGCCGAGCCGCCGTTTGCGCTGCCGACGCTTGAGGCATTGCCGCCCGCGGATGCGGGGAGCCTCCGCCTGCCGCTGGAACACGACGGGACGATGGTCGGGATGCTGGCGCTTGAGGGCATCGGCCCTGGGGCGGGCCGGCTTGCCGCCGGAATCGTGGCCGACCTGCTCGCTCCGCACATCGCGCTGATCGAACTGTCCGAGGACCTCGCCTTCGAGGTCGCGGTGCGCGCGCGGCAAATCGAGGAACAACGCCGCTTCACCGGGCTTGTCATCGACTCCCTCCCGGTGGGCCTCTATGTCGTGGATCGGGAGTACCGGATTCAGATCTGGAACCGGAAGCGGGAAACCGGCACCCAGGGCGTCCATCGCGACGAGGTGGTGGGGCGCCCGGTGTTCGAGGTGCTCACCCGGCAGTCGGCGGACCAGCTCAAGGCGGAATTCGACCAGATCTTCGAGTCGGGGCAGATGTCCCAGATGGACATCGAGGTCGACGACCCGGCCGGCGGCCGGTTCTACCGGATCAGCAAGATCCCGATGCGGCTCGGCGGCGACCAGATTTCCCACGTGATCACCATCGGCGAGGATGTCACCGAGTGGTACCGGATTCACCGCCGCATCATGCAGAACGAGAAGCTGGCGGCGGTCGGCCAGCTCGCCGCGGGGATCATGCACGAGATCAACAACCCGCTCGCCACGATCGGCGCCTGCGCCGCCGCCATGGAAGGGCGCCTCGACGAGGTGCCGGCAACCGCCCAGGGCCAGTTTCGGGAGTACATCGACATCATCGACAAGGAAGTTGACCGCTGCACCAACATCGTGGATGGACTGCTCGATTTCAGCCGGCCCAAGGGGGTGCAGAAGAGCCCGGTGGCCATCAACACCGTCATCGAGGACACCTTCTTCCTCCTGAAGCACCATACCCGGTTCAAGAAGCTCACCGTGCAGCGTGAACTCGGTGACAAGCTGCCGCAGGTGCTCGCCAACGCCGAGCAGCTTGTCCAGGTCCTGATGTCGCTGATGCTGAACGCGCTCGATGCCATGGAGACGGGCAACGGCCAGCTCACCGTGCGGAGCACGATGGGTGGGCATCGCGGGGCGGAAGTCGTCGTCGAGGTCCAGGACACCGGGGTCGGCATCCCGCGCTCCGAACAGTCCAAGATTTTCGAGCCGTTCTACACCACCAAGACGCAGGGGCGGGGCACGGGGCTCGGTCTGTCGATCTGCTACGGCATCGTCGAGGACCACAACGGCCGGCTCGAGGTGGACAGCCAGCCCGGCCTCGGCGCAACGTTCCGCGTCTGCCTTCCGGTGCTCGCATGA
- a CDS encoding superoxide dismutase: MTFSLPPLPYDYTALEPHIDEATMRIHHDKHHAGYVNNLNAAVGSEASLSGKTVEALLSDLDLVPEGIRMAVRNNGGGHYNHTIFWEMMTPGGAKEPGGALAKAITDTFGAFATFKEQFAKAGATRFGSGWAWLSMDKAGKLVVESTPNQDSPLSSGRTPLLGCDVWEHAYYLKYQNRRPDYMTAWWNVVNWDVVAARYGK; this comes from the coding sequence ATGACTTTTTCACTGCCCCCCCTCCCATACGACTATACCGCGCTGGAACCCCATATTGACGAAGCCACGATGCGGATTCATCACGACAAGCATCACGCCGGCTACGTCAACAACCTGAATGCCGCGGTGGGAAGCGAAGCCAGCCTGAGCGGCAAGACCGTCGAGGCGCTGCTCTCCGATCTCGATCTCGTGCCTGAAGGGATCCGGATGGCGGTCCGCAACAACGGCGGCGGTCATTACAACCACACCATCTTCTGGGAAATGATGACGCCGGGTGGTGCCAAGGAGCCGGGTGGCGCGCTCGCGAAGGCCATCACCGATACGTTCGGTGCCTTCGCCACCTTCAAGGAACAGTTTGCCAAGGCCGGCGCCACCCGATTCGGGTCCGGCTGGGCCTGGCTGTCGATGGACAAGGCCGGCAAGCTGGTGGTTGAGAGCACCCCGAACCAGGACTCCCCGCTCTCCTCGGGCCGCACGCCCCTCCTCGGCTGCGACGTCTGGGAGCACGCCTACTACCTCAAGTACCAGAACCGGCGGCCGGACTACATGACCGCGTGGTGGAATGTCGTCAACTGGGATGTGGTGGCCGCGCGATACGGCAAGTAG